In Trichoderma asperellum chromosome 1, complete sequence, a single window of DNA contains:
- the SLD5 gene encoding GINS complex subunit (BUSCO:EOG092D2ZKG) gives MDIDDILREVDPASHGIPLETRDLQALTRLWVAERSAPELLNWPADGLFERVNSKIKSQIEKIEDMTGDMDPKTNFALIVIQTELERYKFLVRSYLRARIAKIDKYTLHYLSTEELRQRLSPTELAYATRHQALLHNHYLSSFLSSFPQRLQNLNDTAGNVSMIDSPDLDTAVFIRLLRDKDVFGRGTDVDTILPAASGDILILRWSSAKDLVEHGDAELV, from the exons ATGGATATCGACGATATCCTCCGAGAGGTAGATCCCGCCTCTCACGGCATCCCTCTTGAGACTCGTGACCTGCAGGCCTTGACGCGCCTCTGGGTTGCTGAGAGATCAGCGCCGGAGCTGCTCAA CTGGCCTGCAGATGGGTTGTTCGAGCGGGTCAATTCCAAGATCAAATCTCAGATTGAAAAGATTGAAGATATGACAGGAGACATGGATCCCAAGACCAACTTTGCTCTCATTGTCATCCAGACCGAACTGGAACGATATAAGTTTCTAGTGAGAAGTTACCTCAGGGCACGAATAGCAAAA aTTGATAAATACACCCTTCACTACCTATCAACCGAGGAATTAAGGCAGCGCCTCTCTCCCACCGAACTGGCCTATGCTACGAGACATCAGGCCCTCCTCCACAATCACTACCTCTCATCCTTCCTGTCTTCATTCCCCCAGCGCCTGCAGAACCTTAACGACACGGCCGGCAACGTCAGCATGATTGATTCACCGGATTTGGACACGGCAGTATTCATTCGTCTGTTGCGGGATAAGGACGTCTTTGGCAGAGGAACCGATGTCGATACTATTCTTCCGGCGGCAAGCGGCGACATTCTCATTTTGAGATGGTCAAGTGCAAAGGACCTTGTTGAGCATGGGGATGCAGAACTGgtttaa
- the NAR1 gene encoding Cytosolic Fe-S cluster assembly factor nar1 (BUSCO:EOG092D1H8I~EggNog:ENOG41): MSAILSADDLNDFISPGVACIKPVETLPALPAQQSANEYEVVLDGQHPSAANAASPAQISLTDCLACSGCVTSAEAILVSLQSHSEVISTLDAAPALRVVGPDAQGNFKVEGLENEDAKLFVASVSSQTRANLAAACGRDVSEGQAGYMLENLLRSPEGLAKGGKWNNSFEWVVDINVARDATLALGAAEVLSSPTPGVSTPSTPILSSSCPGWVCYAEKTHPYVLPHLSKVKSPQALMGTILKTTLSRKLGIPPSRIWHVAVMPCFDKKLEASREELTDEVWARSGLPGRGVRDVDCVITSKEVLMLAESRGLSFFDFSKSASSVPPSIPFPDDKVHSFLFPKKSSRNPSRIAGSSGGLLHHILQTKAAQTPGSEIQINRGRNVDVVEYSVTVNGEPVFKAARYYGFRNIQNLVRRLKPARPSRMPGGKPFGSARRPAGKAASLDFSFVEVMACPGGCTNGGGQIKVDDAIILERKNISGKPGPQEQKDWLAEIDEAYFSGEDSQSRLDGGSPENINGSVSHSYIDDTLAYWASMTGIGLDRLAFTSYREVISDVGKGSATESAAHLAGKAGGGW; encoded by the coding sequence ATGAGCGCCATTCTCTCCGCCGACGACCTCAACGACTTCATCTCCCCCGGAGTCGCCTGCATCAAACCTGTCGAAACTCTTCCGGCTCTCCCCGCGCAGCAGTCCGCCAACGAATACGAAGTCGTCCTTGATGGCCAGCATCCCTCTGCTGCCAATGCTGCCTCGCCCGCTCAGATCTCTCTCACAGACTGCCTCGCCTGCTCCGGCTGCGTGACGTCCGCAGAGGCCATCCTCGTCAGCCTACAGAGCCACAGCGAAGTGATTTCAACGCTCGATGCGGCTCCGGCGCTGCGCGTGGTAGGACCCGATGCGCAAGGAAATTTCAAGGTTGAGGGCCTCGAGAACGAAGATGCGAAGCTGTTCGTCGCTAGTGTAAGCTCCCAGACGAGGGCGAACCTGGCTGCTGCGTGCGGGCGAGATGTGTCTGAGGGCCAGGCTGGATATATGCTGGAGAATCTGTTACGAAGTCCAGAGGGGCTTGCAAAAGGAGGAAAGTGGAATAATTCTTTCGAATGGGTAGTGGATATTAACGTAGCGCGAGATGCGACGCTCGCGCTTGGTGCGGCTGAAGTCCTCTCATCACCCACGCCAGGCGTCTCAACGCCATCAACGCCAATCCTCTCCTCGTCATGTCCCGGCTGGGTGTGCTATGCAGAAAAGACTCATCCATATGTGCTACCGCATTTATCCAAAGTCAAGTCGCCACAAGCCCTCATGGGTACCATCTTGAAAACAACATTGAGCCGAAAGCTGGGAATCCCACCCAGTAGAATATGGCATGTAGCTGTCATGCCTTGCTTCgacaagaagctggaggcTAGTCGAGAGGAGCTGACCGACGAAGTATGGGCGCGCTCGGGCTTGCCTGGAAGAGGAGTTCGGGACGTCGACTGCGTCATCACGAGCAAGGAGGTCTTGATGCTTGCAGAGTCAAGAGGGCTCAGCTTCTTTGATTTTTCAAAGTCCGCATCATCTGTCCCACCCTCAATACCCTTCCCTGATGATAAAGTACACTCCTTCTTGTTCCCAAAGAAGAGTTCAAGAAATCCCTCGCGAATTGCTGGTTCTTCTGGCGGGCTATTACACCACATTCTCCAAACCAAAGCTGCTCAGACCCCAGGCTCAGAGATTCAAATCAACCGAGGCCGCAACGTCGATGTGGTTGAATATTCTGTCACAGTAAATGGCGAGCCTGTTTTCAAGGCCGCCCGATACTATGGCTTTAGAAATATCCAGAATCTTGTTAGGCGTCTGAAGCCAGCTCGACCTTCCCGCATGCCCGGCGGAAAGCCCTTTGGGAGTGCCCGCCGCCCAGCAGGAAAGGCAGCCTCTCTCGATTTCAGTTTCGTCGAAGTCATGGCATGCCCCGGAGGCTGCACTAATGGCGGTGGCCAAATCAaggttgatgatgccatcattctagaaagaaaaaatatctCAGGAAAGCCAGGCCCACAAGAGCAGAAGGATTGGCTGGCAGAGATTGACGAAGCATATTTCTCAGGCGAAGACTCGCAGTCCAGACTTGATGGCGGTAGCCCTGAGAATATCAATGGAAGCGTGTCCCACTCGTATATAGATGATACCCTGGCGTATTGGGCCAGCATGACAGGCATAGGATTGGATAGACTGGCATTCACGAGTTATCGTGAAGTGATTAGCGATGTTGGAAAGGGCTCAGCCACCGAGAGCGCCGCCCATTTAGCTGGCAAAGCCGGCGGTGGCTGGTAG
- the AMT16 gene encoding Phospho-2-dehydro-3-deoxyheptonate aldolase amt16 — MSTFYIENKNVGNQADSEDWRIRGYNPLTPPDLLQHEIPQTAASKKAVIDGRNEAVAIVNGKDPKHRLLIVVGPCSIHDPEAALAYCDLLLKAKEKHKDELLIVMRSYLEKPRTTVGWKGLINDPDIDGSFKINKGLRLSRQLFVDLTSKGMPIASEMLDTISPQFLADLLSVGAIGARTTESQLHRELASGLSFPVGFKNGTDGSLGVAIDAMGAVKHPHHFLSVTKPGVVAIVGTTGNDDCFVILRGGTKGTNYDAESIAEAKAALDKKGASPRLMVDCSHGNSLKNHKNQPKVASVVAEQVAKGETAIMGLMIESNIDEGNQKVPEEGKAGLKYGVSITDACINWADTEEVLDLLAESVKQRRRVLGVEI; from the exons ATGTCTACC TTCTACATCGAGAACAAAAACGTCGGCAACCAGGCCGACTCAGAAGATTGGCGAA TTCGAGGCTACAACCCTCTAACACCGCCCgatctgctgcagcatgaGATTCCACAGACAGCCGCGTCCAAGAAGGCCGTCATTGACGGCCGCAATGAGGCTGTAGCTATCGTCAATGGCAAGGACCCCAAGCACCGATTGCTCATTGTCGTGGGCCCTTGCTCAATTCATGATCCTGAAGCTGCCCTCGCCTACTGCGATCTGCTCCTCAaagccaaagagaagcaTAAAGACGAGCTCCTCATTGTCATGCGCTCGTACCTCGAGAAGCCTCGCACGACGGTCGGTTGGAAGGGTCTCATCAACGACCCGGATATTGATGGCAGCTTCAAGATCAACAAGGGACTGCGATTGTCGCGCCAGCTCTTCGTCGATCTGACAAGCAAGGGCATGCCTATTGCAAGCGAGATGCTGGATACCATCTCTCCTCAGTTCCTGGCTGATTTGCTCAGTGTTGGTGCCATTGGTGCGCGTACAACGGAGAGCCAGCTGCACCGTGAATTGGCGAGCGGTTTGAGTTTCCCCGTCGGCTTCAAGAATGGAACTGATGGTTCACTTGGTGTCGCTATCGATGCTATGGGCGCAGTCAAGCACCCCCACCACTTCCTTTCCGTCACCAAGCCCGGTGTTGTCGCCATTGTTGGCACAACAGGTAACGACGACTGCTTCGTCATTCTGCGAGGTGGCACCAAGGGCACCAACTACGATGCCGAGAGTATCGCCGAAGCTAAAGCCGCTCTGGACAAGAAGGGAGCGTCTCCCAGATTGATGGTTGACTGCAGCCACGGCAACTCTCTAAAGAACCACAAGAACCAGCCCAAGGTTGCGAGCGTAGTCGCTGAGCAGGTGGCCAAGGGCGAGACGGCCATCATGGGTCTTATGATTGAGAGCAACATTGACGAAG GCAACCAAAAGGTACCTGAGGAGGGCAAGGCCGGGCTCAAGTATGGTGTCAGTATCACAGATGCTTGCATCAATTGGGCGGATACCGAGGAGGTACTTGATCTGCTGGCTGAGTCTGtgaagcagagaagaagagtttTGGGGGTGGAAATTTAA
- a CDS encoding uncharacterized protein (EggNog:ENOG41), whose amino-acid sequence MSRAGGVPNAWDDDDWETQADRSENKETQAAPQPNLSRQERLQQHAEANRKLWESADSKETFHYVEAAGGGVPLTTAFKPQVKVLSRKPVIAKKDPITGLSQLSLDDDDASRAPEVQMTPDEIRAKQKRDREEKQRRYDEARAKIFGESAPSSRGSSPGTGTVTPPRTEGRGSYRGRGRGRGGGYNNNSNNNNNSGYNYSNSNVSSESSGQQFEPRRPANQPGPRRELFDPSSSPRPDSLRRGGREGSSSDSSMRGQAGRDEHQAIRSPRGPDGSGRGGFGFAQRGNRAT is encoded by the exons ATGAGCAGAGCCGGCGGTGTCCCCAATGCCtgggacgacgacgactggGAGACCCAGGCCGACAGGAGCGAGAACAAAGAGACCCAGGCCGCTCCGCAGCCCAACCTCAGCAGACAAgagcggctgcagcagcacgccGAAGCAAACCGGAAATTATGGGAATCAGC CGATTCGAAAGAGACGTTCCACTACGTCGAAGCTGCAGGCGGCGGCGTCCCTCTCACCACAGCCTTCAAGCCCCAGGTCAAAGTTCTGAGCCGCAAGCCCGTCATCGCCAAGAAAGACCCCATCACCGGCCTGTCCCAATTGTcgctcgacgacgacgacgcctcTAGGGCGCCGGAAGTGCAGATGACGCCGGACGAAATCCGCGCAAAGCAGAAGCGAGACCGcgaggagaagcagcggcGCTACGACGAGGCCAGGGCCAAGATCTTTGGCGAGTCGGCACCCTCGTCGCGCGGATCGTCGCCGGGCACGGGCACTGTCACTCCTCCTAGAACGGAAGGGCGAGGGTCGTACCGCGGCCGTGGAAGAGGACGCGGAGgcggttataataataacagcaacaacaacaacaatagtGGCTACAATTATAGCAACAGCAATGTTAGCAGCGAGAGCAGCGGCCAACAGTTTGAGCCTCGACGGCCTGCGAACCAGCCTGGCCCCAGGAGAGAGCTGTTCGACCCTAGCTCGTCCCCGAGACCAGATTCACTTAGGCGAGGCGGCCGTgaagggagcagcagcgattCTTCTATGCGGGGACAGGCTGGTCGAGACGAGCATCAAGCAATTCGATCACCAAGAGGACCGGACGGAAGCGGCAGAGGAGGATTTGGCTTTGCACAGCGTGGCAACAGAGCGACTTGA
- a CDS encoding uncharacterized protein (EggNog:ENOG41), which yields MAPYSPPDSPLSSAMESSYEEDIHDEETMLRPSKRQKVEAGSTTSSAVIPDPEHEPVLEADALEGMSDISSDTSGDIPSSPVNARLEEEDFQDQVTVCDWDGCPAGDQGNMDKLVEHIHNSHIENRQKKYTCEWRSCNRKGLPHASGYALKAHMRSHTREKPFYCYLPECDRSFTRSDALAKHMRTVHETEALRPSDPVPKSMQSGPTGRTGKLKIIIKTPQSQSTGQDDGDDANGDVPPSECFTVLPPDLFTETELEYPLAKLWRKCHWEATWAEEVGEALKNECKQWEEIYYKEWLEKEILLSQVIQSEVDWSERRQAIISGAADVQLPSSAEEKEKDEGITNGVAKEATAEA from the exons ATGGCGCCCTACTCGCCACCAGATTCGCCATTGTCGTCGGCAATGGAATCCTCGTACGAGGAAGATATCCACGATGAAGAGACGATGCTGCGACCGTCAAAACGCCAGAAAGTTGAGGCTGGCTCGACAACTTCATCTGCCGTCATACCCGATCCGGAACACGAGCCTGTGTTGGAAGCCGATGCGCTCGAGGGCATGTCAGATATTTCGTCGGACACGTCAGGCGACATTCCCAGCTCTCCTGTCAATGCCAGgctcgaagaagaggatttcCAAGACCAGGTGACAGTTTGCGACTGGGACGGCTGTCCCGCTGGAGACCAAGGCAACATGGACAAACTGGTCGAGCACATCCACAACTCGCACATTGAGAACCGCCAGAAGAAATACACGTGCGAGTGGCGAAGCTGCAACCGCAAGGGCCTGCCTCATGCGAGTGGCTACGCCTTGAAGGCTCACATGCGAAGCCATACAAGAGAGAAACCATTCTACTGCTATCTACCAG AGTGCGACCGCTCCTTTACCAGATCCGATGCTCTTGCTAAACACATGCGAACCGTCCACGAAACCGAGGCTCTTCGGCCGTCTGACCCGGTGCCCAAATCTATGCAGTCCGGACCAACAGGTCGGACCGGAAAGCTCAAGATCATTATCAAAACTCCCCAATCACAATCCACCGGACAAGACGACGGAGACGATGCTAATGGCGACGTTCCTCCATCGGAATGCTTCACAGTGCTCCCACCCGATCTGTTCACTGAGACAGAGCTCGAGTATCCCCTTGCCAAGCTATGGCGCAAGTGCCACTGGGAAGCAACGTGGGCCGAGGAGGTTGGAGAGGCGCTGAAGAACGAGTGCAAGCAGTGGGAGGAGATTTACTACAAGGAGTGGCTAGAGAAGGAAATCCTACTGTCACAAGTAATCCAGAGCGAGGTAGACTGGAGCGAGAGGCGCCAAGCCATCATCTCTGGTGCTGCCGATGTGCAGCTCCCCAGCAGtgcagaagaaaaggaaaaggatgaAGGCATCACAAACGGCGTGGCTAAGGAAGCCACCGCCGAGGCATAG